From a region of the Kwoniella mangroviensis CBS 8507 chromosome 1 map unlocalized Ctg01, whole genome shotgun sequence genome:
- a CDS encoding glutamine-fructose-6-phosphate transaminase (isomerizing) has translation MCGIFGYCSFLVEKDRKYVCDVLCNGLARLEYRGYDSAGIGIDGDTPTSPLVMFKTVGKVASLRKDIAEATATPSPAEANTAEPHKVDMKKVFLSQTSMAHTRWATHGVPSNTNCHPHVSNALTEFSLVHNGIITNYKELKLVLLKRGYTFHTDTDTEAVAVLCKYVWDSQPHKRLNFTELIKTVIKELEGSFAFVFKSTHFPDEIVAARRGSPLLIGVKTDRKLKVDFVDVELPTNEERVDGVEAGGLLAVPNSVADGHGAAGPKLRRSQSRAFLSEDGMPQPIEFFVASDASAVIEHTKRVLYLEDDDIAHIAEGELHIHRLRRDDTVSSVRAIEHLEIELAEIMKGQYDHFMQKEIYEQPESVVNTMRGRVNFDTRQVLLGGLKAYLPVIRRGRRLLFVACGTSYHSCIAVRGVFEELTDIPVAVELASDFLDRRTPVFRDDVAIFVSQSGETADTILAMRYCLERGALCLGVVNTVGSTLSRETHAGIHINAGPEIGVASTKAYTSQYVALVMMAVQLSDDSILKTARRQQIIDGLHDIPAQIRKVLAMDKALQEMAKSMLAKEKSLLIMGRGYQYATCLEGALKIKEVSYMHSEGILAGELKHGPLALVDEHLPVIFIMTRDSLYPKVQSALAQVTARKGRPIIICNEDDETVSDAAKCIRVPQTVDCLQGLINVIPLQLLSYHLAVMNGVDVDFPRNLAKSVTTE, from the exons ATGTGTG GAATCTTCGGATACTGTTCATTCCTTGTTGAAAAGGACAGGAAATACGTTTGTGATGTGTTGTGTAACGGTTTAGCTCGTCTTGAATATAGAGGATACGATAGTGCTG GTATCGGAATTGATGGAGATACTCCAACCTCACCGTTGGTCATGTTCAAGACCGTTGGAAAAGTCGCTTCTCTCAGGAAAGATATCGCAGAGGCTACTGCTACCCCTTCACCCGCTGAAGCAAATACCGCCGAACCCCACAAAGTAGATATGAAAAAGGTATTCTTGTCTCAAACTTCCATGGCTCATACCAGATGGGCGACCCACGGTGTACCTTCCAACACGAATTGTCATCCTCACGTCTCTAACGCTCTGACCGAATTCAGCTTGGTTCACA ACGGTATCATCACCAACT ACAAAGAACTCAAACTCGTCCTCTTGAAACGAGGTTACACCTTCCACACTGACACCGACACCGAAGCCGTCGCCGTGCTCTGTAAATACGTTTGGGATAGTCAACCTCACAAGAGACTGAACTTTACCGAACTCATCAAGACCGTTATCAAGGAGCTC GAAGGATCGTTCGCCTTCGTCTTCAAATCCACTCATTTCCCTGATGAGATCGTCGCTGCTCGACGAGGTTCCCCCTTACTCATCGGTGTCAAGACAGATAGGAAGTTGAAGGTTGATTTTGTAGATGTAGAATTGCCTACAAACGAGGAGCGAG TTGACGGTGTTGAAGCCGGTGGTCTCCTTGCTGTGCCCAACTCCGTGGCTGATGGACATGGTGCCGCTGGACCCAAACTCAGAAGATCCCAATCAAGAGCTTTCCTTTCTGAGGATGGTATGCCTCAACCTATCGAATTCTTCGTTGCTTCCGATGCTAGTGCCGTTATTGAGCACACCAAGAGAGTATTGTAcctcgaagatgatgacattgcCCACATTGCTgagggag AGCTCCACATTCACCGACTTCGAAGAGACGACACCGTATCTTCTGTTCGAGCCATCGAACACCTGGAAATCGAACTTGCCGAGATCATGAAGGGACAATACGACCACTTCATGCAAAAAGAAATCTACGAACAACCAGAATCCGTCGTCAACACCATGCGAGGAAGAGTCAATTTCGACACTCGACAAGTATTGTTGGGTGGTCTAAAAGCCTACCTTCCAGTGATCCGACGAGGTCGACGATTGCTATTCGTCGCTTGTGGTACCTCTTATCACTCTTGTATCGCCGTCCGAGGTGTCTTCGAAGAACTCACCGATATTCCGGTTGCCGTCGAATTAGCATCCGATTTCCTTGATCGACGAACACCAGTATTCAGAGACGACGTCGCTATCTTCGTTTCTCAATCCGGTGAAACTGCCGATACTATCCTGGCCATGCGATACTGTCTTGAACGAGGTGCTTTGTGTTTAGGTGTAGTCAACACGGTCGGATCAACCTTGTCCAGAGAGACCCACGCTGGTATCCATATCAACGCTGGACCTGAGATTGGTGTAGCATCAACCAAAGCTTATACCTCTCAATATGTCGCTTTGGTCATGATGGCCGTTCAATTATCTGACGATTCGATCCTCAAGACCGCCAGAAGACAACAAATCATTGATGGTCTCCATGATATCCCCGCTCAAATCAGGAAAGTCTTAGCCATGGACAAGGCCCTTCAAGAGATGGCTAAGAGCATGTTGGCCAAGGAGAAGAGTCTGTTGATTATGGGCAGAGGATATCAAT ACGCGACTTGTTTGGAAGGCGCtttgaagatcaaggaggtcTCGTATATGCATTCTGAAGGT ATCCTGGCGGGAGAATTGAAACATGGTCCTCTTGCTTTGGTTGATGAACATCTTCC TgtaatcttcatcatgaCTCGAGACTCTCTTTACCCCAAAGTCCAATCTGCTTTAGCACAAGTGACTGCCAGAAAGGGCCGACCCA TCATCATCTgtaacgaagatgacgagacCGTCTCCGACGCTGCTAAATGTATCAGAGTACCTCAAACCGTTGATTGCTTACAAGGCTTAATCAACGTCATACCACTTCAACTATTATCTTACC ACTTGGCCGTAATGAACGGTGTCGACGTTGATTTCCCTAGAAACTTGGCTAAATCAGTAACCACCGAGTAA
- a CDS encoding HAD hydrolase, family IIID, giving the protein MTSSDLPPSGSDGDINKNNEENVMEDGHTPGQGSVIVAKPDIESTPSENKKAKLYHVEVPAPAGAGDGAEVDGDEQMDEDQQDLVSSSMLYEGAPSSSIVDNTRDTASASSDETEEPEEEDASDNNTVQAVPLVEELEKIEEWWELKMTWSGKVFDLRVGGNDMVYDFRHLISTLTGVPPDGQKLINLLPGSKGKLSVEHDAKRFGTLGVKKGQKFVMVGTREEDRFKDKLGVGVQSTDDFDVTYSHQVKGIAPADDPRNKRMIQNIVDKVPITVMNEPREGKKLLVLDLDYTIVDTKPLISGALPSSECARPGLHEFLELVYPHYDIVIWSQTHWRWLESKLVELDMIGGERGYKIAFVSDRTTMFPVFTQRNGKPFEHEVKPLAYFWAHFPHWSAKNTIHIDDLSRNFALNPGEGLKIRAFNKAGQPEGMVDKELTKLGNYLVKIATTSEDFTTLDHSKWKKKPPRT; this is encoded by the exons ATGACTTCCTCAGACCTCCCTCCAAGCGGAAGTGATGGTGACATCAATAAAAACAACGAAGAGAACgtgatggaagatggtcatACACCAGGTCAAGGTTCAGTCATAGTTGCCAAGCCGGATATCGAATCGACCCCTTCGGAGAATAAGAAAGCGAAATTGTATCATGTTGAAGTCCCAGCACCAGCTGGAGCGGGAGACGGGGCTGAGGTGGATGGAGACGAGcagatggatgaagatcagcaGGATCTGGTGTCTTCATCAATGTTGTATGAGGGtgctccttcctcatccattgTTGATAATACCCGAGATAccgcttctgcttcttcggACGAAACTGAAGAgccagaagaggaggatgctTCGGATAACAATACGGTACAGGCTGTACCGTTAGTCGAggagttggagaagattGAGGAATGGTGGGAGCTAAAGATGACCTGGTCAGGGAAGGTATTTGATTTGAGAGTTGGAGGGAAcgatat GGTATACGACTTCAGACATCTCATTTCGACTCTTACAGGTGTCCCACCAGACGGACAGAAATTGATTAACCTCCTCCCTGGATCAAAAGGTAAATTGTCCGTCGAACACGATGCGAAGCGATTCGGGACACTGGGCGTGAAGAAGGGTCAGAAGTTCGTCATGGTAGGTACaagggaggaagataggTTCAAAGATAAGTTGGGTGTGGGTGTACAG AGCACCGATGACTTCGACGTGACGTACTCTCATCAGGTCAAGGGGATTGCTCCTGCTGATGACCCTAGGAATAAGAGGATGATTCAGAATATCGTTGATAAAGTACCTATCACT GTCATGAATGAACCGAGAGAAGGTAAGAAGTTACTGGTCTTAGATCTCGACTATA CAATCGTCGATACTAAGCCCCTCATAAGTGGTGCACTACCTTCATCGGAATGCGCTCGACCTGGACTACACGAATTTCTCGAGCTGGTATATCCACATTATGATATAGTCATTTGGTCACAAACTCATTGGAGGTGGTTAGAATCGAAACTGGTAGAATTGGATATGATAGGTGGGGAAAGGGGTTATAAAATTGCCTTTGTCTCTGATAGGACGACAATGTTTCCT GTGTTTACACAAAGAAATGGCAAACCTTTCGAGCATGA GGTTAAGCCGCTAGCTTACTTTTGGGCTCATTTCCCTCATTGGTCAGCTaagaat ACAATACACATAGATGATCTTTCTAGGAATTTCGCTTTGAATCCTGGTGAAGGGctcaaa ATACGAGCGTTTAACAAAGCTGGACAACCCGAGGGTATGGTTGATAAGGAATTGACCAAGTTGGGGAattat CTCGTCAAGATTGCCACTACAAGTGAAGACTTCACCACGTTGGATCATTCT AAATGGAAAAAGAAACCACCTAGAACATag